A genomic segment from Spinacia oleracea cultivar Varoflay chromosome 3, BTI_SOV_V1, whole genome shotgun sequence encodes:
- the LOC110797739 gene encoding protein FAR-RED IMPAIRED RESPONSE 1-like, translating into MGGKAPAAIMTDQDAAMRKAIRIAMPKTRHRWCMWHIMQKFSQKLGSMTDFPQIKVALQNVIYNSFTPVEFEEGWAEVVETFKLKEAKESYKWLVGIDHGLYNQREMWIPAYVKHIFWAGMQTTQRVESINSFFDGYLKKNTRLYQFAPRYCKAMESRANDEKAADANCCRFTRSLVGEFAVERKFQKLYTDAKFVEVQIQCMRVCYVTPITSKVVSDVEVEHTVSDKVWVWSKFLKKEISLAGRKRIYVVMFNKETSFAKCDCKHFECHGIMCRHIIKVLDVEDVENVPAGYIVDRWRKDIQRKHTLVKVAYHDPEKTEEVKRYDRIMNAVEPAALRGSLSEQKLDLVIEGIMNIVLRLDESDALSAVGDNEAGALTSGGSRMAIVGPTTPGSVNKPPNSVGDDTTTLTPPVMVKDHVPRGGLKAHRTREKRFLQPGENKNPARKQVRKNKNVVPQDFPETSNCQNTCLPQHNYVQPPNTFHPGWGSHDQYVRYSADYPPQMAGQVRGTMVYPQHNYNNGVPVQKFQSSGRVSGVVATNLFPSGQT; encoded by the exons ATGGGGGGTAAAGCTCCCGCTGCTATTATGACCGACCAGGATGCGGCTATGAGGAAGGCAATTAGAATAGCAATGCCAAAAACCAGACATCGTTGGTGTATGTGGCATATTATGCAGAAGTTCAGCCAAAAATTGGGTTCGATGACTGATTTTCCCCAAATAAAAGTAGCCCTACAGAATGTCATATACAACAGTTTCACCCCTGTTGAATTCGAAGAAGGTTGGGCTGAAGTGGTGGAAACTTTCAAGCTGAAGGAGGCTAAGGAAAGCTACAAGTGGCTAGTAGGTATTGATCATG GGTTGTATAATCAGCGAGAAATGTGGATACCTGCATATGTGAAGCATATTTTTTGGGCGGGGATGCAGACGACTCAGAGGGTTGAGAGTATTAACAGTTTCTTCGACGGGTACTTGAAGAAGAATACGAGATTATATCAGTTTGCTCCTAGGTACTGCAAGGCCATGGAAAGTAGGGCCAATGATGAAAAAGCTGCTGATGCGAACTGCTGTCGTTTTACTCGGTCTTTGGTTGGAGAGTTTGCTGTGGAGAGGAAGTTCCAGAAACTATATACGGATGCGAAGTTCGTTGAAGTCCAGATCCAATGTATGCGGGTATGTTACGTAACACCTATTACTTCGAAAGTAGTTTCTGATgtggaggttgagcatacggtgTCTGACAAAGTATGGGTATGGTCCAAGTTCTTGAAAAAGGAAATATCTTTGGCAGGCCGGAAGCGTATATACGTTGTGATGTTCAACAAGGAGACCTCATTTGCAAAGTGTGACTGCAAACATTTTGAGTGCCACGGCATTATGTGTAGGCACATCATTAAGGTGTTGGACGTGGAGGATGTGGAAAATGTGCCTGCTGGATATATAGTTGACCGATGGAGGAAAGATATACAACGCAAGCACACTCTTGTGAAGGTTGCTTATCATGATCCCGAGAAAACAGAAGAAGTTAAGCGCTATGACCGGATTATGAATGCGGTGGAACCTGCTGCCCTCCGTGGATCACTGTCCGAGCAgaagttggatttggtcatagaAGGTATTATGAATATTGTGTTACGTCTTGATGAGAGTGACGCTCTTTCAGCAGTTGGTGATAACGAAGCTGGTGCACTGACTTCCGGGGGGAGCAGGATGGCGATTGTTGGACCTACAACACCAGGCTCCGTTAACAAACCTCCAAACAGCGTTGGGGATGATACTACCACACTTACCCCCCCTGTAATGGTTAAAGATCATGTTCCGCGCGGTGGTTTAAAGGCTCACAGGACTCGTGAAAAAAGATTTTTACAACCAGGTGAGAATAAAAACCCCGCAAGGAAGCAAGTCAGGAAAAACAAGAATGTTGTACCACAAGACTTTCCAGAAACCAGCAATTGTCAGAACACTTGCCTTCCTCAACACAACTACGTGCAGCCGCCAAACACCTTCCATCCTGGTTGGGGATCCCATGATCAATATGTGA GGTACAGTGCTGATTACCCGCCTCAAATGGCTGGGCAAGTAAGGGGGACTATGGTATACCCTCAGCACAACTACAACAACGGGGTACCTGTTCAAAagtttcag TCATCTGGTAGAGTAAGTGGAGTTGTTGCCACAAATTTGTTTCCCTCAGGACAGACATAA
- the LOC110797742 gene encoding O-fucosyltransferase 39, whose product MKFRRKGEVALFFVLLISPIFLASADNSPNLYSELLSVKPRHSNLLKDALKSENSNDEPSELWSPLPDQGWRPCGINARAEKPANSTGYLQVFLDGGLNQQRMGICDAVAVAKILNATLVIPLLEVNPVWKDSSSFEEIFDVDHFIEALKDDISIVKELPYEYAWSTREFYSTAIRETRVKTAPVHASVHWFSDNVLPVLESYGIAAISPFSHRLAFDNMPEDLQRLRCKVNFQALTFVPHIRALGDALVSRLRYPSLRTEPEHRILQQFSYRKLSREPQKFVVLHLRFDKDMAAHSACDFGGGKAEKLALARYRQEMWQGRVLNSQFTDEELRSQGRCPMTPEEVGLLLAALGFDNSTRLYLASHKVYGGKARLDTLRRLFPLMEDKKSLASLEERARIKGKASLLAALDYYISMHSDIFISASPGNMHNALVGHRTYESLKTIRPNMGSLGQLFLDKNMSWVDFRQAVAEGHHYRHGQLRLRKPKQSIYTYPAPDCMCRA is encoded by the exons ATGAAGTTCAGAAGAAAAGGAGAAGTGGCTTTGTTCTTTGTGTTGCTGATTTCCCCAATTTTCTTGGCTTCTGCTGATAATTCTCCTAATCTCTACTCT GAATTGCTTTCTGTAAAACCTAGACACTCAAATCTGCTGAAAGATGCTCTAAAAAGCGAAAAT TCAAATGACGAGCCTTCCGAGCTTTGGTCACCGCTACCTGATCAAGGATGGAGACCATGTGGAATCAACGCTAGAGCTG aaaaaccagcTAATTCGACAGGATACCTTCAAGTATTTCTTGATGGAGGTTTGAACCAGCAACGCATGGGG ATATGCGATGCTGTAGCCGTAGCTAAGATTCTGAATGCGACATTGGTGATTCCTCTACTCGAAGTTAATCCTGTTTGGAAGGACTCGAG CTCATTTGAAGAAATTTTTGACGTGGATCACTTTATTGAGGCCTTGAAGGATGATATTAGCATAGTTAAAGAACTGCCATACGAGTATGCATGGAGCACCAGGGAGTTTTATTCCACTGCTATTCGTGAAACCAGAGTTAAAACTGCACCTGTGCATGCTTCGGTTCATTGGTTTTCTGACAACGTTTTGCCTGTACTTGAAAG CTATGGGATTGCTGCGATTTCTCCATTTTCTCATCGTCTAGCTTTTGACAACATGCCAGAAGACCTCCAACGTCTACGCTGTAAAGTTAATTTTCAGGCACTGACGTTTGTCCCACATATCAGAGCACTTGGTGATGCTCTTGTGAGTCGTCTCCGATACCCGTCTTTAAGAACTGAACCCGAGCATAGGATACTTCAACAATTTAGTTACAGAAAATTGTCAAGAGAACCGCAAAAGTTTGTTGTTCTACACCTTCGATTTGATAAA GACATGGCTGCTCATTCAGCCTGTGACTTTGGTGGTGGTAAAGCTGAAAAGTTGGCTCTAGCAAGGTATAGGCAGGAAATGTGGCAAGGAAGAGTTCTTAACTCTCAGTTCACCGATGAGGAGTTGAGAAGTCAAGGGCGTTGCCCTATGACCCCTGAAGAAGTTGGACTACTCTTAGCTGCTCTGGGGTTTGATAACAGTACACGTTTATACCTCGCCTCGCACAAG GTGTATGGCGGAAAAGCTAGGTTAGACACTTTAAGGAGATTGTTCCCCCTAATGGAAGATAAAAAGAGTCTTGCTTCTTTAGAGGAGCGTGCACGTATCAAGGGGAAGGCTTCCTTGCTTGCGGCTTTAGACTATTATATCAGCATGCATAGTGACATTTTCATTTCTGCGTCTCCAGGAAACATGCATAATGCACTG GTTGGACATCGAACATACGAGAGTTTGAAGACTATAAGGCCAAACATGGGTTCATTGGGTCAGCTGTTCTTGGACAAAAACATGAGTTGGGTAGATTTCAGACAAGCAGTAGCAGAGGGACACCATTACAGACATGGTCAGCTACGATTACGTAAACCGAAGCAATCTATTTACACATACCCTGCGCCGGATTGTATGTGTCGTGCTTGA
- the LOC110797738 gene encoding protein FAR1-RELATED SEQUENCE 5-like produces the protein MRTSKEGEGVVGSKKRLQLNQVLELDGEEKLLDDVGEYCSDDGFDEDDGVGDAVESEDGGVGDVEVGEEHWEDDEYDVVDDYDEALDDGDELDEELCIENDDDLNEVNDDNYDESGEIGVGRNTTCMEEEDIGGPGDGEGVSTNNSDMYTTPTKRNKGPVLPTPSVGMSFDNWEALNNYFRSYGEQQGFGVVCMGGNKSGVKDSETGKSNSLRTYVWRCECHGRPKYRRMVNGRVVTCVEEPILKRKTKKCSCPVMLYGARTKENLWVVKSVVTEHLKHIPTPTKSNHISMFRVRKITQTILKQIENDHDSGAPVAQIFNNLAGRRNGVENIGFTKKDVHNILNRRMRLRLRDGDVVAMINYLDKMTKDNKNIFHLHRLDKTGKLQDVMWVDARSRAAYEYFGDVVCFDSTYLTNKYELPFSNFVGVNHHGQTILLGCALVSHETAETFVWLFRA, from the exons ATGAGAACTTCTAAGGAGGGTGAAGGGGTGGTTGGAAGCAAAAAGAGGTTGCAATTAAACCAG GTTCTTGAATTGGATGGGGAGGAAAAGTTGTTGGATGATGTAGGGGAATATTGTAGTGATGATGGGTTTGACGAAGATGATGGGGTAGGTGATGCTGTAGAGTCTGAAGATGGGGGAGTTGGGGACGTAGAAGTTGGTGAAGAACATTGGGAAGATGACGAGTATGATGTTGTTGATGATTATGATGAAGCATTAGATGACGGAGATGAATTAGATGAAGAATTGTGTATTGAAAATGATGATGACCTGAATGAGGTTAATGATGATAATTATGATGAATCCGGAGAAATCGGAGTAGGGCGAAACACTACTTGTATGGAGGAAGAAGACATTGGCGGCCCTGGTGATGGAGAAGGGGTTTCAACCAATAACTCAGATATGTATACAACTCCTACGAAGCGAAACAAAGGTCCCGTTCTACCGACCCCTTCTGTTGGAATGTCATTTGATAATTGGGAAGCACTGAATAACTATTTTCGATCCTATGGGGAGCAACAAGGTTTTGGTGTAGTGTGTATGGGAGGGAATAAGAGCGGGGTGAAAGACAGTGAAACGGGCAAATCGAATTCCCTGAGGACCTATGTTTGGAGGTGTGAGTGCCATGGACGGCCAAAATACCGGCGGATGGTGAATGGAAGGGTAGTTACCTGCGTAGAGGAACCAATTCTTAAGAGGAAGACGAAGAAGTGTAGTTGCCCTGTTATGCTATATGGTGCTCGGACCAAAGAGAATTTATGGGTTGTGAAGAGTGTTGTTACTGAACATTTGAAGCACATTCCCACTCCTACCAAGTCCAACCATATATCCATGTTCCGGGTTAGGAAAATAACTCAGACAATCCTAAAACAGATTGAAAATGATCACGATTCAGGTGCACCTGTGGCTCAGATTTTCAATAACTTAGCGGGAAGAAGGAATGGTGTAGAGAATATTGGTTTTACGAAGAAAGACGTGCATAATATTTTGAATAGGAGGATGCGATTGAGGCTACGAGATGGGGATGTTGTTGCAATGATAAATTATTTAGATAAAATGACAAaggataataaaaatattttccatcTCCACCGGCTTGATAAAACAGGGAAGTTGCAGGATGTAATGTGGGTTGATGCTCGTAGCAGAGCCGCGTATGAGTATTTTGGGGATGTCGTTTGTTTTGACTCCACGTACTTGACAAACAAGTATGAGTTGCCATTTTCGAACTTTGTTGGGGTGAATCACCATGGGCAAACAATTTTGCTTGGATGTGCATTAGTGTCTCATGAAACCGCGGAAACGTTTGTTTGGCTCTTTAGGGCATAG